One bacterium genomic region harbors:
- a CDS encoding OadG family protein → MNPFLVVTNAGGSFEDVLVLSITGIIVVVLGLFVLSLVVSLFRFLNPKSQVVVESNPKIASQPPVEEINKSLFFDVSQLDTNQVSAIFAAVSIELKLYHEIEPAELTFDYQPRAISPWSMAN, encoded by the coding sequence ATGAATCCATTTCTTGTTGTTACAAACGCCGGTGGGAGCTTCGAAGATGTCCTTGTTCTATCTATAACCGGCATTATTGTAGTTGTCTTGGGTCTATTCGTCCTTTCGCTTGTTGTTTCGCTTTTCCGATTCCTGAATCCGAAAAGCCAAGTTGTAGTGGAATCGAACCCAAAGATTGCATCGCAACCCCCGGTCGAAGAAATAAATAAAAGTCTTTTCTTCGATGTTTCGCAACTCGATACAAATCAAGTATCTGCAATTTTTGCAGCAGTCTCAATCGAATTAAAACTATACCATGAAATAGAACCTGCGGAGCTGACCTTCGATTATCAGCCCCGCGCAATAAGCCCATGGTCAATGGCCAATTAG
- a CDS encoding biotin/lipoyl-binding protein, producing the protein MGEYIFNIGGKEYKVDVKGITGNLATVVIDGKEVGVTIKQFGKRETAPPPRKARKRMKPEVVQAAPQMPAAKVSQQTTTSSKVTLVHAPIPGIILKILVKEGDSVKTGQDIILMEAMKMENQIQATASGVVAKIKVKVDDAVQQEDVLIEINPT; encoded by the coding sequence ATGGGAGAATATATTTTTAATATCGGCGGAAAAGAATACAAAGTCGATGTAAAAGGAATCACAGGGAATCTTGCAACTGTAGTTATCGACGGCAAAGAGGTTGGTGTTACAATAAAGCAATTCGGCAAGCGTGAAACCGCACCGCCTCCCCGAAAAGCCCGTAAAAGAATGAAACCGGAAGTTGTTCAAGCAGCTCCACAGATGCCCGCTGCTAAAGTATCTCAACAAACAACAACTTCTAGTAAAGTAACACTGGTTCACGCACCTATACCGGGTATTATCTTAAAAATCCTAGTAAAAGAAGGTGATAGCGTTAAAACTGGGCAGGATATTATCTTGATGGAGGCTATGAAGATGGAGAACCAAATTCAAGCCACAGCCTCTGGAGTAGTAGCCAAAATCAAGGTTAAGGTTGACGATGCAGTTCAACAAGAAGATGTTTTAATCGAAATCAACCCGACTTAA
- a CDS encoding sodium ion-translocating decarboxylase subunit beta, which translates to METLKLFLESTGFYNISIQNMVMLLIGFIFVFLAIKKEYEPLLLLPIGFGILIGNIPIPPGAVIGVYGESPEMRSVFNILYFGVKTGAYPALIFLGIGAMTDFSTLISNPKTIVLGAAAQAGVFFTFFMAVLVFKFDIAVSAAIGLIGGADGPTSIYIATKLAPQYLAPISIAAYSYMALVPVIQPPIMKLLTTKKERLIRMPPPRHVSKREKIFFPIIAFLISAYIAPAALPLLGLLFLGNLLKESGVTTRLAKTAASSIVDTFTIFIGVCVGASAQGTTFLTMESIKIFVLGVVAFGIATASGILFAKLMNVFSKNKINPLIGAAGVSAVPDAARVVQMVGRREDPDNHLLMHAMGPNVAGVIGTAIAAGIFLSLFQ; encoded by the coding sequence ATGGAAACGCTTAAGCTTTTCCTTGAAAGCACCGGTTTTTACAACATTAGCATCCAGAACATGGTGATGCTATTAATTGGATTCATATTCGTTTTTCTCGCGATTAAAAAGGAATATGAACCATTACTTCTTCTACCGATCGGCTTCGGCATATTGATTGGTAATATCCCAATCCCTCCGGGGGCCGTTATTGGAGTCTATGGTGAATCTCCAGAGATGAGATCGGTGTTCAATATACTTTACTTCGGAGTGAAAACCGGAGCCTATCCAGCACTTATCTTTCTAGGAATAGGCGCTATGACCGATTTCTCGACGCTGATTTCCAATCCCAAAACGATAGTCCTTGGGGCCGCTGCTCAAGCCGGTGTATTTTTTACGTTCTTTATGGCAGTGCTTGTTTTTAAATTCGATATTGCTGTTTCGGCTGCTATCGGCTTAATTGGAGGCGCCGACGGACCCACATCGATCTATATCGCGACTAAATTAGCACCACAATACTTAGCACCTATATCAATCGCGGCCTATTCATATATGGCCCTTGTTCCAGTCATTCAACCACCGATCATGAAGCTTCTAACGACCAAGAAAGAACGATTGATAAGGATGCCTCCACCGCGCCATGTTTCAAAAAGAGAAAAAATATTTTTCCCAATTATTGCTTTTTTAATAAGCGCCTATATTGCTCCAGCTGCTTTACCACTATTAGGTTTGCTTTTCTTGGGCAATCTTTTGAAAGAAAGTGGTGTAACCACTAGGCTTGCGAAAACAGCTGCCTCGTCTATCGTTGACACTTTCACCATCTTCATAGGAGTTTGTGTTGGAGCCAGTGCACAAGGAACTACATTCCTTACAATGGAATCTATAAAAATCTTCGTATTGGGTGTAGTTGCCTTTGGAATAGCGACAGCAAGTGGCATTCTCTTCGCTAAACTCATGAATGTTTTTTCGAAAAACAAGATAAATCCACTTATCGGTGCCGCTGGTGTCTCCGCTGTTCCCGATGCCGCAAGAGTAGTCCAGATGGTCGGTAGAAGAGAAGACCCAGATAATCACCTTCTTATGCATGCCATGGGACCGAATGTTGCTGGTGTTATCGGGACTGCCATTGCAGCAGGCATATTCCTGAGCCTTTTCCAATAA
- a CDS encoding biotin--[acetyl-CoA-carboxylase] ligase, which yields MNKIDIGANVIRFVDVDSTNRVALSSKHFPSGTIFIAKTQSSGLGRHNRKWISPKGGLYLSLLLKDLPNIIEYQMASILCGFCVVKTCKDFLLDGHFSIKWPNDIIIEDKKICGILAQTVVSGEKSRGAIGIGINVNSNLEDFQFPLCDNIISLKELTDNVIPLSSFEKKLIIYIKSIFKNNIRNTFIENLPDINDLLYKKGEQGKLLIRGEVHKYRIMGILEDCSISVEDSHGNQLAYSICEFL from the coding sequence GTGAATAAAATAGATATTGGTGCAAATGTAATCCGGTTCGTTGATGTTGATTCGACGAACCGGGTTGCTCTTTCCTCAAAACACTTCCCTTCGGGAACAATATTTATTGCCAAAACTCAATCTTCAGGTTTAGGAAGGCATAATCGTAAATGGATATCCCCGAAAGGCGGCCTTTATCTTAGCCTACTCCTTAAAGATTTACCAAACATAATCGAGTATCAGATGGCGTCGATCCTGTGTGGTTTTTGTGTTGTAAAAACATGCAAGGATTTCTTACTAGATGGGCATTTCTCAATTAAATGGCCAAACGATATCATTATCGAGGATAAAAAAATATGTGGCATTTTAGCACAAACTGTAGTCTCTGGCGAAAAATCGAGAGGGGCCATCGGTATCGGAATAAATGTAAATAGCAACCTTGAAGATTTCCAGTTTCCTCTTTGCGATAATATAATATCATTGAAAGAGTTAACCGATAATGTAATCCCACTTTCATCGTTCGAGAAAAAATTGATTATATATATAAAAAGCATCTTTAAGAACAATATTAGGAATACTTTTATTGAAAATTTACCTGATATTAACGACTTACTTTACAAGAAAGGTGAACAGGGAAAACTGTTGATCAGAGGCGAAGTCCACAAATATCGCATTATGGGCATTTTGGAAGATTGTAGCATAAGCGTAGAAGACTCTCATGGAAATCAATTAGCTTATTCAATTTGTGAATTTCTCTAA